From a single Candidatus Methylomirabilota bacterium genomic region:
- the eno gene encoding phosphopyruvate hydratase — MSAITGVFAREILDSRGFPTVEVEVQVESGAWGRAAAPSGASTGKREALELRDGDNQRYRGKGVQQAVRNIEETIAPEIDGMEVTEQVKIDQALLELDGTPNKSSLGANAILAVSLAVARTAADDVGLPLYTYLGGPGARLLPVPMLNVLNGGAHADNGMDIQEFMLVPAGAENFSTALRMGVECFHALKDLLKDKGLSTGVGDEGGFAPALGSNTAALDFFVQAIERAGYRPGEDVFIALDVAASEFAEAGGRYRLSREQAVYSSEEMIALYERLCDRYPIVSIEDGLGEDDWGGWGALTRRLGSRVQLVGDDLFVTNPAIIQQGIKNGIANAVLVKVNQVGTLTETMQAIELSKRAGYGTIISHRSGETEDTFVADLSVAANAGQIKTGSVARGERTCKYNQLLRIEEELGHAASFPGRSLYDRISR, encoded by the coding sequence GTGTCGGCCATCACCGGTGTCTTCGCGCGCGAGATCCTCGACTCCCGGGGCTTTCCCACCGTCGAGGTCGAGGTGCAGGTGGAGTCCGGAGCCTGGGGGCGGGCTGCCGCTCCGTCGGGCGCTTCCACGGGGAAGCGCGAGGCCCTGGAGCTGCGGGACGGCGACAACCAGCGTTACCGGGGCAAGGGCGTCCAGCAGGCGGTCCGGAACATCGAGGAGACCATCGCCCCCGAGATCGATGGCATGGAGGTGACCGAGCAGGTCAAGATCGACCAGGCGCTGCTGGAGCTGGACGGCACCCCGAACAAGTCCTCGCTGGGCGCCAACGCGATCCTCGCCGTCTCGCTGGCCGTGGCCCGCACCGCGGCCGACGACGTGGGCTTGCCTCTCTACACCTACCTGGGCGGGCCCGGGGCGCGCCTGTTGCCCGTGCCCATGCTGAACGTGCTCAACGGCGGCGCCCACGCCGACAACGGCATGGACATCCAGGAGTTCATGCTGGTGCCGGCCGGCGCGGAGAACTTCTCCACGGCCCTGCGCATGGGCGTGGAGTGCTTCCACGCCCTCAAGGACCTGCTCAAGGACAAAGGGCTCTCCACGGGCGTGGGCGACGAGGGCGGGTTCGCCCCGGCCCTCGGCTCGAACACCGCGGCCCTGGACTTCTTCGTGCAGGCGATCGAGCGCGCCGGCTACCGGCCGGGTGAGGACGTCTTCATCGCGCTCGACGTGGCGGCCAGCGAGTTCGCCGAGGCGGGCGGCCGCTACCGGCTGAGCCGTGAACAGGCCGTTTACAGCAGCGAGGAGATGATCGCCCTGTACGAGCGGCTCTGCGACCGCTACCCGATCGTGTCCATCGAGGACGGGCTGGGCGAGGACGACTGGGGCGGCTGGGGCGCGCTCACCCGCCGCCTGGGCTCGCGGGTGCAGCTCGTGGGCGACGATCTGTTCGTCACCAACCCGGCCATCATCCAGCAAGGCATCAAGAACGGGATCGCCAACGCGGTGCTGGTCAAGGTCAACCAGGTCGGGACCCTGACGGAGACGATGCAGGCGATCGAGCTCAGCAAGCGGGCCGGGTACGGCACGATCATCTCGCACCGCTCGGGCGAGACGGAGGATACCTTCGTCGCCGACCTGTCCGTGGCCGCCAACGCCGGCCAGATCAAGACCGGCTCGGTGGCGCGCGGCGAGCGGACCTGCAAGTACAACCAGCTGCTGCGCATCGAGGAGGAGCTGGGCCACGCCGCCTCCTTTCCCGGGCGCAGCCTGTACGATCGGATCAGTCGGTGA
- a CDS encoding septum formation initiator family protein produces MSRRRLVVVAAGAVAAVALASGTVSGMLGIRAIQREIAAAEKDLATLRARAETLTRMIDRLRHDPAYIEKLAREEHGFVREGESVLKFPPKAK; encoded by the coding sequence GTGAGCCGACGCCGGCTGGTGGTGGTGGCCGCGGGGGCGGTCGCCGCCGTGGCGCTGGCCAGCGGCACCGTCAGCGGCATGCTCGGGATCCGGGCGATCCAGCGAGAGATCGCCGCCGCCGAGAAGGACCTGGCGACGCTGCGGGCCCGCGCCGAGACGCTCACCCGCATGATCGACCGGCTCCGTCACGATCCCGCCTATATCGAGAAGCTCGCCCGGGAAGAGCACGGATTCGTGCGCGAGGGCGAGAGCGTCTTGAAGTTTCCGCCGAAGGCGAAGTAA